Proteins from one Gallus gallus isolate bGalGal1 chromosome 17, bGalGal1.mat.broiler.GRCg7b, whole genome shotgun sequence genomic window:
- the FUBP3 gene encoding far upstream element-binding protein 3 isoform X4: MAELAQGQSAAPVGIKPEGFVDALHRVRQIAAKIGDIPHLNNSTTLVDPSVYGYGVQKRPLDDGGNQLGALVHQRAVITEDFKVPDKMVGFIIGRGGEQISRIQIESGCKIQIAPDSGGMPERPCVLTGTPESIEQAKRLLGQIVDRCRNGPGFHNDVDGNSTIQEILIPASKVGLVIGKGGETIKQLQERTGVKMIMIQDGPMPTGADKPLRITGDAFKVQQAREMVLEIIREKDQADFRGVRNDFSSRMGGGSIEVSVPRFAVGIVIGRNGEMIKKIQNDAGVRIQFKPDDGISPERVAQVMGLPDRCQHAAHIISELILTAQERDGFGSLAVARGRGRGRGDWSVGTPGGMQEITYTVPADKCGLVIGKGGENIKSINQQSGAHVELQRNPPPNTDPGVRIFTIRGVPQQIELARHLIDEKVGGTSMGGPGGFGQSPFNQAPTTPHQNGPQAFMTQGWGSTYQTWQQPGQQVPNHNGTQSGQVEFTKAWEDYYRKLGQQSQQQNSHPDYSKAWEEYYKKQSHAASAASQASSQPDYTMAWAEYYRQQAAYYGQTLGQAQAHSQEQ; the protein is encoded by the exons ATGGCGGAGCTGGCGCAGGGGCAGAGCGCGGCGCCCGTAGGGATCAAGCCCGAGGGCTTCGTCGATGCCCTGCACCGGGTCCGGCAG ATTGCTGCTAAAATTGGAGATATTCCTCACTTGAATAATTCTACAACACTCGTGGACCCGTCAGTTTACGGTTATGGAGTGCAGAAACGGCCCCTTGATGATGGAG GTAACCAGTTAGGGGCCCTGGTACATCAAAG gGCTGTAATAACAGAAGATTTCAAAGTGCCTGATAAAATGGTTGGATTTA TAATCGGCAGGGGAGGTGAGCAGATCTCACGGATTCAGATCGAGTCTGGCTGCAAAATTCAAATTGCTCCAG ACAGTGGCGGGATGCCTGAAAGGCCCTGTGTGCTCACCGGGACGCCAGAGAGCATTGA ACAAGCAAAACGGCTACTGGGGCAGATTGTAGATCGCTGTCGGAACGGACCTGGTTTTCACAACGATGTTGATGGCAACAGTACGATTCAGGAGATTTTGATCCCGGCATCCAAAGTGGGTCTAGTCATCGGCAAAGGAGGTGAAACAATAAAACAGTTGCAG gAGCGAACAGGTGTGAAAATGATTATGATCCAAGATGGTCCAATGCCTACTGGAGCAGATAAACCTCTCCGTATTACTGGAGATGCATTTAAAGTACAG CAAGCAAGGGAAATGGTACTGGAGATCATCCGAGAGAAAGATCAGGCAGACTTCCGAGGCGTACGCAATGATTTCAGTTCTAGAATGGGAGGAGGCAGCATAGAG GTCTCTGTGCCCAGGTTTGCTGTTGGAATTGTGAtaggaagaaatggagaaatgatCAAAAAGATTCAGAATGATGCTGGAGTTAGGATTCAATTTAAACCAG ATGATGGGATTAGTCCTGAAAGAGTCGCACAGGTCATGGGGCTTCCCGATAGGTGTCAACACGCAGCACACATCATCAGCGAGCTTATTCTTACAGCACAG GAACGAGATGGTTTTGGAAGTTTGGCTGTAGCCCGGGGAAGAGGTCGTGGCCGTGGGGACTGGAGTGTTGGAACACCTGGGGGCATGCAGGAAATAACCTACACGGTGCCAGCTGACAAGTGCGGTCTCGTTATAGGCAAAG gtgGTGAGAACATCAAGAGCATAAATCAGCAGTCAGGAGCCCACGTGGAGCTGCAGAGAAACCCACCTCCAAACACAGACCCTGGTGTACGAATATTCACAATCAGAGGAGTTCCCCAGCAGATTGAACTTGCTAGACATCTCATAGATGAGAAAGTTGGT GGTACCAGCATGGGTGGACCTGGAGGATTTGGTCAGAGTCCGTTCAACCAAGCACCCACTACACCTCATCAAAA TGGTCCTCAGGCGTTCATGACGCAGGGTTGGGGCAGTACCTACCAGACGTGGCAGCAGCCTGGACAGCAAGTCCCAA aTCACAATGGTACCCAGTCAGGCCAGGTGGAGTTCACCAAGGCATGGGAGGATTATTATAGGAAACTAG GCcaacagagccagcagcagaacagccatCCCGATTACAGCAAAGCATGGGAGGAATATTACAAAAAACAGA gTCATGCTGCCAGCGCTGCTTCTCAGGCGAGCTCCCAGCCGGACTACACGATGGCCTGGGCAGAGTATTACAGACAGCAGGCTGCCTACTATGGGCAGACACTAGGGCAGGCGCAGGCCCACAGCCAG GAGCAGTAG
- the FUBP3 gene encoding far upstream element-binding protein 3 isoform X13, giving the protein MELLFLSPAFGQAKRLLGQIVDRCRNGPGFHNDVDGNSTIQEILIPASKVGLVIGKGGETIKQLQERTGVKMIMIQDGPMPTGADKPLRITGDAFKVQQAREMVLEIIREKDQADFRGVRNDFSSRMGGGSIEVSVPRFAVGIVIGRNGEMIKKIQNDAGVRIQFKPDDGISPERVAQVMGLPDRCQHAAHIISELILTAQERDGFGSLAVARGRGRGRGDWSVGTPGGMQEITYTVPADKCGLVIGKGGENIKSINQQSGAHVELQRNPPPNTDPGVRIFTIRGVPQQIELARHLIDEKVGGTSMGGPGGFGQSPFNQAPTTPHQNGPQAFMTQGWGSTYQTWQQPGQQVPNHNGTQSGQVEFTKAWEDYYRKLGQQSQQQNSHPDYSKAWEEYYKKQSHAASAASQASSQPDYTMAWAEYYRQQAAYYGQTLGQAQAHSQEQ; this is encoded by the exons ATGGAGCTGCTCTTTCTCTCCCCAGCCTTTGG ACAAGCAAAACGGCTACTGGGGCAGATTGTAGATCGCTGTCGGAACGGACCTGGTTTTCACAACGATGTTGATGGCAACAGTACGATTCAGGAGATTTTGATCCCGGCATCCAAAGTGGGTCTAGTCATCGGCAAAGGAGGTGAAACAATAAAACAGTTGCAG gAGCGAACAGGTGTGAAAATGATTATGATCCAAGATGGTCCAATGCCTACTGGAGCAGATAAACCTCTCCGTATTACTGGAGATGCATTTAAAGTACAG CAAGCAAGGGAAATGGTACTGGAGATCATCCGAGAGAAAGATCAGGCAGACTTCCGAGGCGTACGCAATGATTTCAGTTCTAGAATGGGAGGAGGCAGCATAGAG GTCTCTGTGCCCAGGTTTGCTGTTGGAATTGTGAtaggaagaaatggagaaatgatCAAAAAGATTCAGAATGATGCTGGAGTTAGGATTCAATTTAAACCAG ATGATGGGATTAGTCCTGAAAGAGTCGCACAGGTCATGGGGCTTCCCGATAGGTGTCAACACGCAGCACACATCATCAGCGAGCTTATTCTTACAGCACAG GAACGAGATGGTTTTGGAAGTTTGGCTGTAGCCCGGGGAAGAGGTCGTGGCCGTGGGGACTGGAGTGTTGGAACACCTGGGGGCATGCAGGAAATAACCTACACGGTGCCAGCTGACAAGTGCGGTCTCGTTATAGGCAAAG gtgGTGAGAACATCAAGAGCATAAATCAGCAGTCAGGAGCCCACGTGGAGCTGCAGAGAAACCCACCTCCAAACACAGACCCTGGTGTACGAATATTCACAATCAGAGGAGTTCCCCAGCAGATTGAACTTGCTAGACATCTCATAGATGAGAAAGTTGGT GGTACCAGCATGGGTGGACCTGGAGGATTTGGTCAGAGTCCGTTCAACCAAGCACCCACTACACCTCATCAAAA TGGTCCTCAGGCGTTCATGACGCAGGGTTGGGGCAGTACCTACCAGACGTGGCAGCAGCCTGGACAGCAAGTCCCAA aTCACAATGGTACCCAGTCAGGCCAGGTGGAGTTCACCAAGGCATGGGAGGATTATTATAGGAAACTAG GCcaacagagccagcagcagaacagccatCCCGATTACAGCAAAGCATGGGAGGAATATTACAAAAAACAGA gTCATGCTGCCAGCGCTGCTTCTCAGGCGAGCTCCCAGCCGGACTACACGATGGCCTGGGCAGAGTATTACAGACAGCAGGCTGCCTACTATGGGCAGACACTAGGGCAGGCGCAGGCCCACAGCCAG GAGCAGTAG